The Cucurbita pepo subsp. pepo cultivar mu-cu-16 chromosome LG08, ASM280686v2, whole genome shotgun sequence genome contains a region encoding:
- the LOC111800485 gene encoding 3-phosphoshikimate 1-carboxyvinyltransferase 2: protein MAQVSKICSGVRTPQFLHEIPKSQKPNSVNLFSVRSPFVGASSFRGLKYGDEMRRSSAGGRVSAIVPLRVSASAATTEKPPTVPEIVLQPIKEISGTIHLPGSKSLSNRILLLAALSEGTTVVDNLLSSDDIHYMLGALKTLGLDVEEDGENKRAIVGGSGGLFPVARESRDEEVQLFLGNAGTAMRPLAAAVTAAGGNLRYVLDGVPRMRERPIGDLVDGLKQLGADVDCFLGTKCPPVRVVGKGGLPGGKVKLSGSISSQYLTALLMAAPLALGDVEVEIIDKLISVPYVEMTLKLMERFGVSVEHNDSWDRFLVRGGQKYKSPGHAYVEGDASSASYFLAGAAVTGGTVTVEGCGTSSLQGDVKFAEVLEKMGCKVTWTENSVTVTGPPRDSPSSKHLKAIDVNMNKMPDVAMTLAVVALYADGPTAIRDVASWRVKETERMIAICTELRKLGATVEEGPDYCIITPPEKLNVAAIDTYDDHRMAMAFSLAACKDVPVTIKDPGCTRKTFPDYFDVLQKFVKN, encoded by the exons ATGGCCCAAGTGAGCAAAATCTGCAGCGGCGTTCGGACTCCTCAGTTTCTTCATGAAATCCCCAAATCTCAAAAGCCCAACTCCGTGAATTTGTTCTCTGTGAGATCACCATTTGTAGGTGCTTCGAGTTTTCGGGGGTTGAAATATGGCGATGAAATGAGGCGGAGTTCTGCCGGTGGTAGAGTTAGCGCCATTGTTCCTCTTAGGGTTTCGGCTTCCGCCGCCACGACGGAGAAGCCACCGACGGTGCCGGAGATTGTGTTGCAACCTATTAAGGAGATCTCTGGTACCATTCATTTGCCTGGTTCTAAATCTCTTTCTAATCGAATTTTGCTGCTCGCTGCTCTCTCCGAG GGAACAACAGTGGTAGATAATTTGTTGAGCAGTGATGATATCCACTATATGCTCGGTGCATTGAAAACACTTGGGCTCGACGTTGAAGAGGATGGCGAAAACAAACGAGCCATTGTTGGAGGCTCTGGTGGTCTCTTCCCAGTGGCCAGAGAATCAAGGGATGAAGAAGTTCAACTTTTCCTCGGAAATGCTGGAACAGCGATGCGTCCTCTGGCAGCTGCTGTTACTGCTGCGGGTGGAAATTTAAG ATATGTTCTTGATGGAGTACCTCGAATGAGAGAGAGACCCATTGGCGATCTGGTTGATGGTCTCAAGCAGCTTGGTGCAGACGTCGATTGTTTTCTAGGCACTAAATGCCCTCCGGTTCGTGTAGTTGGAAAAGGAGGACTTCCAGGGGGGAAG GTAAAACTTTCTGGTTCCATTAGCAGTCAATACTTAACTGCTTTGCTGATGGCAGCCCCTCTGGCTTTAGGAGACGTTGAAGTCGAGATAATTGATAAATTGATTTCTGTACCTTATGTCGAGATGACCTTGAAACTGATGGAACGTTTTGGGGTCTCTGTGGAACACAATGATAGCTGGGATCGGTTCTTGGTGCGTGGCGGTCAAAAATACAA GTCTCCTGGACATGCTTACGTCGAAGGCGACGCTTCAAGTGCAAGTTACTTCCTTGCTGGTGCAGCTGTCACTGGTGGGACTGTTACTGTGGAAGGTTGTGGTACCAGTAGTTTACAG GGAGATGTAAAGTTTGCTGAAGTACTCGAGAAGATGGGATGTAAAGTAACGTGGACGGAGAACAGTGTCACCGTCACTGGACCGCCTCGAGACTCTCCGAGTAGCAAACATTTGAAAGCGATTGATGTCAACATGAACAAAATGCCCGATGTTGCTATGACACTCGCTGTGGTTGCACTATATGCTGATGGTCCAACTGCCATTAGAGATG TTGCAAGTTGGAGAGTAAAGGAGACCGAACGGATGATTGCCATTTGCACAGAGCTCCGAAAG CTTGGAGCTACAGTCGAAGAAGGTCCAGATTACTGTATAATCACTCCACCAGAGAAACTAAACGTCGCAGCCATAGACACATACGACGATCACAGAATGGCCATGGCATTCTCTCTCGCTGCCTGTAAAGATGTTCCAGTTACCATTAAGGATCCTGGTTGCACCCGAAAAACGTTCCCCGACTACTTCGACGTGCTTCAAAAGTTCGTCAAGAACTGA
- the LOC111801086 gene encoding UDP-glucuronate 4-epimerase 3, which translates to MSHLDNIPSTPGKFKMEKSPYIHRLRWHSSLTKLTFWSLVFLGSILIFFFRSPSSSPLQSDPSRRSLSTYDWGGPAWEKRVRSSARVRSRNGISVLVTGAAGFVGTHVSVALKRRGDGVLGLDNFNNYYEQSLKRARQALLERTGVFVVEGDINDSALLKKLFEVVPFTHVMHLAAQAGVRYAMENPSSYVHSNIAGLVSLLEVCKSANPQPAIVWASSSSVYGLNTKVPFSEKDRTDQPASLYAATKKAGEEIAHTYNHIYGLSLTGLRFFTVYGPWGRPDMAYFFFTRDILKGKSIPIFEGADHGTVARDFTYIDDIVKGCLAALDTAEKSTGSGGKKKGPAQLRVFNLGNTSPVPVSDLVSILEKLLKVKAKRNIMRLPRNGDVQFTHANISLAQRELGYKPTTDLQMGLKKFVRWYLNYYSLGKKTAA; encoded by the coding sequence ATGTCCCATCTCGATAACATTCCTTCCACTCCCGGGAAGTTTAAGATGGAAAAATCGCCGTATATTCATCGACTCCGGTGGCATTCTTCGTTAACGAAGCTTACATTCTGGTCTTTGGTTTTTCTCGGCTCGatcttgattttcttcttcagatCGCCGTCGTCGTCGCCGCTGCAATCCGATCCTTCCCGCCGATCGCTTAGTACTTACGATTGGGGTGGACCGGCTTGGGAGAAAAGAGTTCGCTCATCCGCTCGAGTTCGGTCTCGTAATGGGATCTCCGTTCTCGTCACCGGAGCCGCTGGATTCGTTGGAACTCATGTCTCTGTGGCGCTGAAACGTCGAGGCGACGGCGTTCTTGGACtcgataatttcaacaattaCTACGAGCAATCCCTAAAACGAGCCCGTCAAGCGCTTTTGGAGCGCACCGGCGTGTTCGTCGTTGAAGGCGATATCAACGATTCGGCTCTGTTGAAGAAGCTTTTTGAAGTTGTTCCGTTTACTCATGTGATGCATTTGGCTGCTCAGGCCGGCGTCAGGTACGCCATGGAAAATCCTAGCTCTTATGTTCATAGCAACATTGCTGGTTTAGTTAGTCTTTTAGAAGTCTGTAAATCTGCAAATCCACAGCCTGCAATTGTTTGGGCATCTTCTAGTTCTGTTTATGGATTGAATACAAAAGTGCCCTTCTCGGAAAAGGACCGAACCGATCAACCGGCGAGTCTTTACGCAGCGACGAAGAAGGCTGGTGAAGAGATTGCACACACTTATAATCATATCTATGGACTTTCATTAACAGGGCTGAGGTTCTTCACTGTTTATGGACCTTGGGGAAGGCCTGACATGGcttatttcttcttcactAGAGATATTTTGAAAGGGAAATCAATCCCCATCTTTGAAGGTGCTGATCATGGCACTGTGGCTAGAGATTTCACCTACATTGATGATATTGTGAAGGGTTGTTTGGCAGCTTTGGACACTGCTGAGAAGAGCACTGGCAGTggagggaagaagaagggacCAGCACAGTTACGGGTTTTCAATTTAGGGAATACGTCGCCCGTGCCGGTGTCGGATCTCGTGAGCATTTTGGAGAAGCTTTTGAAGGTGAAAGCTAAGAGGAACATAATGAGGTTGCCAAGGAATGGTGATGTTCAGTTCACTCATGCCAATATCAGCTTGGCTCAGAGGGAACTTGGATATAAACCGACCACAGATCTTCAGATGGGGCTGAAGAAGTTCGTCCGGTGGTATCTGAATTATTATTCGCTAGGGAAGAAGACTGCTGCGTAG
- the LOC111800502 gene encoding uncharacterized protein LOC111800502, which yields MRICSERRRFLFLLPLLFFLPHLLSFLELHRDLTLQDQSNKRSKKFDHLILGPAAGQGHPDRLQCSGTKALNGTHFPTTPHSANTRDNVHFVTVFTVYNASQDSKVISRSTDVVKVGDASYNKVERSMAVLNVFIDFIQVSMPQSNVIILTDPASDLPIRRDGVAVYPIQGEYSRDTLMLQRIRSYLSFLDARLAEQRRGPKNTDHYIFTDSDMAVVGDLGEIFHKHPNFHLALTFRNNKAQPLNSGFIAVRGTEDGILRAKAFLQEVLKIYSSKFMKASRMLGDQLALAWVVRSNRSFDARKFSKPETFIEEINGVSVLFLPCALYNWTPPEGAGQFHGMPMNVKVVHFKGSRKRLMLESWNFYRSSSSISDMLCLILSSGRTKYDF from the exons ATGAGAATTTGCAGCGAACGGCGTCgtttcctcttccttcttcctcttctcttcttccttccacATCTCCTCTCCT TTCTAGAGTTGCATCGTGACCTAACCTTGCAAGATCAGTCCAACAAACGAAGCAAGAAATTCGACCATTTGATTCTTGGCCCTGCCGCCGGCCAAGGCCACCCCGATCGGTTGCAATGCTCAG GCACCAAAGCCCTCAACGGCACTCATTTCCCTACTACTCCTCATTCGGCCAATACTCGGGACAACGTTCACTTTGTAACTGTCTTTACTGTTTATAATGCTTCTCAGGATTCTAAAGTGATTAGCAGATCAACTGACGTTGTAAAAGTTGGGGATGCTTCATATAATAAAGTGGAGAGGTCGATGGCTGTTTTAAACGTCTTCATCGACTTCATTCAG GTTTCAATGCCCCAGagtaatgtaataattttaacCGATCCAGCTTCAGATCTACCGATACGCAGAGATGGAGTGGCTGTGTATCCAATACAGGGTGAATATTCACGAGACACATTGATGCTTCAAAGAATCAGGTCTTACTTG AGCTTTCTAGATGCAAGACTTGCGGAGCAACGGCGGGGTCCAAAAAATACTGATCATTACATCTTCACGGACTCGGATATGGCGGTGGTCGGTGATTTAGGAGAAATCTTTCATAAGCATCCAAATTTTCATCTGGCTCTCACTTTCAGAAATAACAAAGCACAACCTTTGAATTCAGGGTTTATAGCTGTGAGAGGTACTGAAGATGGAATTCTAAG AGCTAAGGCTTTTCTCCAAGAAGTGCTGAAGATATACAGTTCAAAATTCATGAAAGCATCACGAATGCTCGGAGATCAATTAGCTCTTGCATGGGTTGTGAGGTCAAATCGTTCATTCGATGCAAGGAAATTCAGCAAACCAGAAACCTTCATAGAAGAAATTAATGGCGTTTCGGTACTTTTCTTACCATGCGCCTTGTACAATTGGACCCCTCCCGAGGGTGCAGGTCAATTCCACGGCATGCCCATGAATGTTAAG GTTGTTCATTTCAAAGGATCAAGAAAACGACTTATGCTAGAATCTTGGAACTTCTATAGATCCTCGTCCAGCATCTCGGACATGTTGTGCCTCATTTTAAGCAGTGGCCGAACGAAGTATGATTTTTAA
- the LOC111800602 gene encoding pentatricopeptide repeat-containing protein At2g45350, chloroplastic isoform X2, with translation MMLENGFCVDKFSFSLILKACARVGLVEQGKQIHGLLMKLEIGSNLFLLNCLIALYIRCGEIEVARQVFDRMPMQDSVSYNSMIDGYVKCGLVDLARELFDSMPLKEKNLISWNSMIGGFAQTKDGVELALELFEKMPERDLVSWNTIIGGFAKCGRIDCAHHLFDRMPKRDVISWSNMIDGYAKLGDIVVARNLFDEMPEKDVVAYNAMMAGYAQNGYYTEALEIFYTMQRQSNLSPEETTLAIAFSAVSQLGHVEKAESMHSYLVENGFSLMGKVGVGLIDMYSKCGSIENAMSIFRGIDEKGIDHWNAMISGMARNGLGELAFEMLMEMQRLSVIPDDITFIGVLNACAHAGLVKEGTICFELMRKVHKLEPKLQHYGCMVDILGKAGLIERALKFIEEMPIEPNDIIWRTLLSACQNHENFTIGEPIAKHLMRMDSCNSSSYVLLSNIYTRLGLWSSASKVRTMMKKRKLTKTPGCSWIELEGVVHEFLVHDKSHPLVTEIYFVLDGYETSNLHDGKTVNKGSLTE, from the coding sequence ATGATGCTTGAGAATGGATTTTGTGTTGATaagttttcgttttctttgattctcaAAGCATGTGCTCGGGTGGGTTTGGTTGAGCAAGGGAAGCAGATTCATGGGTTGTTAATGAAGTTAGAAATTGGTTCgaatttgtttcttcttaATTGTTTGATTGCGTTGTATATACGATGTGGGGAAATTGAGGTTGCACGGCAGGTGTTCGACAGAATGCCAATGCAGGACTCTGTTTCTTATAACTCGATGATTGATGGTTATGTGAAGTGTGGATTGGTTGATTTGGCTCGTGAATTGTTTGATTCTATGCCTTTGAAGGAGAAGAATTTGATCTCTTGGAACTCAATGATTGGTGGGTTTGCACAAACGAAAGATGGAGTTGAGTTAGCACTAGAACTGTTTGAGAAAATGCCTGAGAGAGACTTGGTTTCTTGGAACACAATTATTGGTGGCTTTGCTAAATGCGGGCGCATAGATTGTGCGCATCATTTGTTCGATCGAATGCCGAAAAGGGATGTAATTAGTTGGTCTAACATGATCGATGGTTATGCGAAATTGGGTGACATTGTGGTTGCAAGGAACCTGTTCGATGAAATGCCTGAGAAAGATGTGGTTGCTTATAATGCCATGATGGCTGGCTATGCTCAGAATGGTTATTACACAGAAgcattagaaatattttatacgATGCAGCGACAAAGCAACTTATCTCCCGAAGAAACGACGTTGGCGATTGCGTTTTCAGCTGTTTCTCAGTTAGGACACGTCGAGAAGGCTGAGAGTATGCATAGCTATTTAGTAGAAAATGGGTTTTCATTGATGGGGAAGGTTGGTGTTGGTCTTATTGACATGTATTCTAAATGTGGTAGCATCGAGAATGCCATGTCGATATTCAGAGGCATCGATGAGAAGGGTATCGACCATTGGAATGCTATGATCAGTGGAATGGCGAGAAACGGTTTGGGTGAGTTAGCCTTCGAGATGCTGATGGAGATGCAGAGGCTTTCTGTGATACCAGATGATATCACTTTCATCGGCGTGTTGAATGCTTGTGCGCACGCCGGGCTGGTTAAAGAGGGGACGATTTGTTTCGAGTTGATGAGGAAAGTACACAAGTTAGAGCCAAAGCTACAACATTATGGATGCATGGTTGACATCCTTGGCAAAGCAGGGCTTATAGAAAGAGCATTGAAATTCATAGAAGAGATGCCCATTGAGCCAAATGATATCATATGGAGGACTTTGCTTAGTGCTTGTCAAAACCATGAAAATTTTACCATTGGAGAACCCATTGCCAAACATCTTATGAGGATGGATTCCTGTAACTCGAGTTCGTACGTTCTTCTTTCGAATATTTACACACGTCTCGGCCTGTGGAGCTCTGCGAGCAAGGTACGAACAATGATGAAAAAGAGGAAGTTAACTAAAACTCCTGGCTGCAGTTGGATTGAACTTGAGGGAGTAGTTCATGagttcttggttcatgataAATCTCATCCCCTTGTTACTGAAATATACTTTGTTTTGGATGGTTATGAAACATCAAATTTGCATGACGGTAAAACTGTAAATAAAGGTTCTCTCACCGAATAA
- the LOC111800602 gene encoding pentatricopeptide repeat-containing protein At2g45350, chloroplastic isoform X1 has product MPFMALNSVDPSPPSQMRDSERRESSPRQNNQNRPLVEFARYVFFTRYAVQRIRRNHLVDDPFLWNAVIKSYSHGNDPIRALVLFCMMLENGFCVDKFSFSLILKACARVGLVEQGKQIHGLLMKLEIGSNLFLLNCLIALYIRCGEIEVARQVFDRMPMQDSVSYNSMIDGYVKCGLVDLARELFDSMPLKEKNLISWNSMIGGFAQTKDGVELALELFEKMPERDLVSWNTIIGGFAKCGRIDCAHHLFDRMPKRDVISWSNMIDGYAKLGDIVVARNLFDEMPEKDVVAYNAMMAGYAQNGYYTEALEIFYTMQRQSNLSPEETTLAIAFSAVSQLGHVEKAESMHSYLVENGFSLMGKVGVGLIDMYSKCGSIENAMSIFRGIDEKGIDHWNAMISGMARNGLGELAFEMLMEMQRLSVIPDDITFIGVLNACAHAGLVKEGTICFELMRKVHKLEPKLQHYGCMVDILGKAGLIERALKFIEEMPIEPNDIIWRTLLSACQNHENFTIGEPIAKHLMRMDSCNSSSYVLLSNIYTRLGLWSSASKVRTMMKKRKLTKTPGCSWIELEGVVHEFLVHDKSHPLVTEIYFVLDGYETSNLHDGKTVNKGSLTE; this is encoded by the exons ATGCCATTTATGGCCCTCAACTCCGTCGACCCTTCTCCTCCTTCGCAAATGCGAGACTCAGAACGACGTGAATCAAGTCCACGCCAGAATAATCAAAACCG ACCGCTTGTTGAATTCGCTCGCTACGTCTTCTTCACTCGCTATGCTGTTCAAAGAATTCGTCGGAATCATCTTGTTGATGATCCCTTTCTATGGAATGCTGTAATCAAATCGTATTCGCACGGGAATGATCCCATTCGAGCTCTGGTATTGTTCTGTATGATGCTTGAGAATGGATTTTGTGTTGATaagttttcgttttctttgattctcaAAGCATGTGCTCGGGTGGGTTTGGTTGAGCAAGGGAAGCAGATTCATGGGTTGTTAATGAAGTTAGAAATTGGTTCgaatttgtttcttcttaATTGTTTGATTGCGTTGTATATACGATGTGGGGAAATTGAGGTTGCACGGCAGGTGTTCGACAGAATGCCAATGCAGGACTCTGTTTCTTATAACTCGATGATTGATGGTTATGTGAAGTGTGGATTGGTTGATTTGGCTCGTGAATTGTTTGATTCTATGCCTTTGAAGGAGAAGAATTTGATCTCTTGGAACTCAATGATTGGTGGGTTTGCACAAACGAAAGATGGAGTTGAGTTAGCACTAGAACTGTTTGAGAAAATGCCTGAGAGAGACTTGGTTTCTTGGAACACAATTATTGGTGGCTTTGCTAAATGCGGGCGCATAGATTGTGCGCATCATTTGTTCGATCGAATGCCGAAAAGGGATGTAATTAGTTGGTCTAACATGATCGATGGTTATGCGAAATTGGGTGACATTGTGGTTGCAAGGAACCTGTTCGATGAAATGCCTGAGAAAGATGTGGTTGCTTATAATGCCATGATGGCTGGCTATGCTCAGAATGGTTATTACACAGAAgcattagaaatattttatacgATGCAGCGACAAAGCAACTTATCTCCCGAAGAAACGACGTTGGCGATTGCGTTTTCAGCTGTTTCTCAGTTAGGACACGTCGAGAAGGCTGAGAGTATGCATAGCTATTTAGTAGAAAATGGGTTTTCATTGATGGGGAAGGTTGGTGTTGGTCTTATTGACATGTATTCTAAATGTGGTAGCATCGAGAATGCCATGTCGATATTCAGAGGCATCGATGAGAAGGGTATCGACCATTGGAATGCTATGATCAGTGGAATGGCGAGAAACGGTTTGGGTGAGTTAGCCTTCGAGATGCTGATGGAGATGCAGAGGCTTTCTGTGATACCAGATGATATCACTTTCATCGGCGTGTTGAATGCTTGTGCGCACGCCGGGCTGGTTAAAGAGGGGACGATTTGTTTCGAGTTGATGAGGAAAGTACACAAGTTAGAGCCAAAGCTACAACATTATGGATGCATGGTTGACATCCTTGGCAAAGCAGGGCTTATAGAAAGAGCATTGAAATTCATAGAAGAGATGCCCATTGAGCCAAATGATATCATATGGAGGACTTTGCTTAGTGCTTGTCAAAACCATGAAAATTTTACCATTGGAGAACCCATTGCCAAACATCTTATGAGGATGGATTCCTGTAACTCGAGTTCGTACGTTCTTCTTTCGAATATTTACACACGTCTCGGCCTGTGGAGCTCTGCGAGCAAGGTACGAACAATGATGAAAAAGAGGAAGTTAACTAAAACTCCTGGCTGCAGTTGGATTGAACTTGAGGGAGTAGTTCATGagttcttggttcatgataAATCTCATCCCCTTGTTACTGAAATATACTTTGTTTTGGATGGTTATGAAACATCAAATTTGCATGACGGTAAAACTGTAAATAAAGGTTCTCTCACCGAATAA